Within Ovis aries strain OAR_USU_Benz2616 breed Rambouillet chromosome 11, ARS-UI_Ramb_v3.0, whole genome shotgun sequence, the genomic segment CATTTCCCACCGTATCGTGGCCCCACCCCCCTATCTGGTTTTTCTGGCTCTACCTGGTTCAGTAAGCCTTGTGTAACTTATCCACAGCTTTGGTTCCCCTTCAGTTGTGTTGATCTGCTCACCACCCATGAGTGCGAGGCTCCTTCCCCTCTATACCTGGCCTGACCTGACTTGAAGGGGGTCagctccctgccctcctgccaTCCATCCCCACCCTTCTTCAAGGCCCAGGGCAGGAGTCAGCTCTCCCTTGAGACCTTGCCTGAGCACATTAGCCCTTATTTATTCATCACCTTCTCCAAATTCATGTAATGCTTGAAATTGTCTCTTACAATTTAACTGCTAATCACTTTGAGCGTTATTAGTTTGCTCGTTCATTTGCATCAGTCCTGTTTCCCTGAGTTTCCTTTGTATTCCCTGCAAGCGGAGCCCAGGAGTTCTCTTTTGGCATCTCCTACAGCCTCCGGCACAAATGCCGAGCATCAGGTCAGCTCAATCAAAGAATGATTCATAATTGAAGTGTTTCCATCCTGAGATTGTGCACCTGCTGCCTGTGTGCCCTGTATTCGGATACTTTGGGGAGACTGAATATATATTGACGGGTCAATACGTAGAAGACCCGGTCTCTCTCTGGGGGGGTGGTTACAGCCCAGGTGGGGACCTGTAGAGCCAGGTGCAGAGGAACATAGCTAAAGAGAGTGGTCTGAGTCTGGCAGGGTTAACCACTCATGTTGTCGTGGAAGCTGTGACCTTTGAGGGGTGGCACTGCTTGGAGAGGAGGGATGAAGGGAATGCTCAGAGACAAGAGGGCATGCACACCACTATCCAGGGCTCTTGATCCTTTCCTAAGCCCAGAATGTGGGAAGGTCATCTGGTCATCCTGGGAGTCCCTTGAAGTTGACTCCCCAGGATGGGAGAACTTGGAACTCTCAGGAGGGACCTGGGCCCAGCTTGATGTCTCCATGCCTTTCCTGCAGGCTGAGAACATCAGCTTCCTCTACCACCCCTGTGCCCACCCCTGGCTGAAACTCCAGCTTGCCCTTCTGGCCCACACTTGTGTGGCCCAGCCCTCACTGGCCCCTGACTCCAGCCTCACCCAGGATCGGGTAAGTGCTTGCTGAAAGGTGATTGTCTGGTATCAGTGGAGGCTGCAGTGccgtgggcagggcagggggaatTCAGGGCCTCTGCTTGCTTGCTCCTCAGCTTCGACTTAGCTATAacagtccccttctcctttcgtaGCCCCTCGTACTGGCAGCATGGGGCTTAGCACTGGAAATGGCGTGGGTGGAGCCCGTCCGGGCTGCCCACTGGCTGAAGAGGAGGCAGCAGcggaagcagaggagagagaaagctggGTTCCGTTCTGACACTGTTCCTGGGCCCCCTTCCTTGGTGCCCATGCTGGGCAGAGGGAGGCTGTGCCGTCGTCGAGGGTGTGTGCAGGTGAGGGGTGCTGGCCAGGCATGGCGGTCATGGGGTTGCTGGCTCAGAGTGGTCGTGCCATTGGGTTATCTGGGCAGGGAGGCGGTGACTGCTGTCTCTTCTCCTCTTAGGCCCCGGCTTTGGCCTTTACTTTGCGGAGCTGGCGGCCACCCGGCGTGGAGGTGGCATCTAGCGGACATGGGCAGCTCTTTCCTAGTGGTGCCAGGAGACGTGGGCTGCGGGCTGCCCTTGGTCTCCAGCCCACCCCCTCAGCTCCGAGGGTCCCCTCTGTTTCCCCAGGGAGCTTGGAGGCCAAACAGCCTATGTTGGGACCTCAGGGAGAAGGCGATAATGCCGGGTCTGTGCCCACCGGCCCACTGCTGCTAGGGGGACCAGGAAGCAATGTCAGCTCCAGGCTGGAGGCTCAGCTGCCCAAAGGGCAGAACAGCCCTGGGGGCTGTGCCTGTCTGGGTCAGGCTTCCCCGGCCCCTCGGGCAGCAGCGCCACCGAGGGCCGCCCGCGGCCCCACCCCGCGCACGGAGGAGGCCGCCTGGGCGGCCATGGCCCTGACTTTCCTGTTGGTGCTGCTCACGCTGGCCACGCTCTGCACTCGGCTGCACCGAAACTTCAGACGCGGGGAGAGCATCTACTGGGAGCCCACGGTGGACAGCCGGGACACCGTGGCTGGTGAGATGTGGccctcctcacccccagccccgcccccggggCTCTTCCCGGCCCTTGACCGCTCCCCTTCCTGCCCATAGCTGTGCTGAAGCGGAGGCTGCTGATGCCCCCTCGCCGGGTCAAGCGCTCCCGCCGGAGACCCCTCCTCCCGCCCACGCCGGACAGCGGCCCGGACGGGGACAGCTCCGAGTGACCTGCACCAGCCCTGCCGCTGAGGCAGGTCCGGCTCCTCCCCCCACCGGAGGCCGCAACCTCCGCCACGTGGCCCGCGCACAGGGCCGCCCCCTGGCGGCCCGAGGGAGCAGTCACGCCCAAGCGCGGCAGATGGGCTGATCCTGTGTGTGGTTTGCTGggaggaatggggtgggggagagggaggcgaGAGAAAGGAGCAGTTTCAAGCCTCCGTTGCAAAAActgtttttattaaattattttagtagAGGTTGGAGTTGAGCTTGTGCATCGGCCACACAGACAGACTCACTCCCGCCAGGGACACTGTCCTAGGTCACGTAGGTCGTGTTTGAGGTAGGGAGGGGGTTACAGCATCAAGTCAGGCACCCTCTGCTTGCCGCTTCTTGCCAACCTGGCCTCAGATCCTGGTTTTAGTAACGTGGTAGACCCTTCCCACCACCATGGGCGAGCAGGTGGCAGGACGCTGGTGGTAGTTACTGAAACATTATTTGCAGGACCCCACTAACAGAAGACAAGGGGCTTCCCTCCCCTTCAGTATGGGGGCTGCAGCAGTCACCATTTTCACTAGCTTCATACTTTTGCCAGGTTGGTCCGTTTCAGGTCTGCACCTCCCTGATCCCTCCTCCCACAGTTCCCAAAGCATCAGAAAAGAGCACAtggtcacttatttatttttgatacaaATGTACATGACACACGTCTTGACAGTCAGCCCACCCACCACCACACAGGTAGAGCCTGGCCCCTGGGAcagaggtggggcagggagaggagctgGTAGGTGCTGCCATCTGCCTCCCCAGGCTGCAGCCCAGGCTGCAGGGACCCAGACACCGCAGGCGCTGGCCTCTCAGAGGTTACAGGGAGGGGCTCTCAGGTTCGTCAGGGACCCCGGGGAGCCAGCCCCAGGCTCGGGTGCTCAGTTCTCTGCCCCAGCTGGCACTTTCCCCCTCCAtaagggaggggaagagagatggAGCGAAGTGGTTTTCCTTTAAGTTCATAGAGGGTATGAGTGGGGGGAGCAATgaggggaggcagagggcaggacccagctggttccctcccccagcccctggccccaggATGGGGGGGGTCAAAGCCAAACCCTGGTCCCCTCACCCCTCACGAAACCCCAGATGGGCCAGGCCTCTGGAACGGCACTGCCGCcccgcacactcacacacaggcacactcaGTTACCACAACGTTAAAATTAAGGggtggaaaagaggaaaaaaaaaaaagattagactTTTCCAGTGTTTGCTGCTGGGGACCCCGGGGACACAGGTTGGGGCCTGTGCCCTAGGTGGGGCCGTTTGGCATTGAAGGAGAGAGCAGCAGGGGGCTGGTGGCTACAGGGTGGGGACATCCACAGGTATTATATGTACAAGGGGGGATGCCCCCCCCGGCTCAGCCCCCAGGAGGGCTGGACTGGCTCATGGGGGTGGGGTGCATCAGGGGAGCTGCCCCACTTGGAGTGTCCCCACCCGACCCTTGGCTGAGGGTGCCCCCAAGGGCATGGGGTTGGGAGTGCCGCCTTGCAGGCCCCTGCACGCTAGAGGGGTAGGGGGCTATGTACAGGGAGGGGTGCATGGAATGTGGGGGCAGAAGCTCCTGCCACCTCACCTCCCCATCCTTGGGGGCTCGAGGGGGATGGGCACCAGGGCACCTGGCTGCCGGGAGCAGTGGCAGCGCTAAGGGCACTTGGGCCAGCGGCTCGGTGGGGGCGGGGATGAGTATCTGGGGTGGCCCAGCTCCCACGGCCAGTGAGGTCCCAGGGTGCGGGTGAGGGTTCGGGGACAGTGGTCACTGCTTCTTCTCGCGGGTGGTGATGGTGACCAGCTGCTTGGCGGCCTTGGCGATGTCGTAGGCGCACTGGATCACCTGCTGAGTCAGCAGCTGGAAGTCCACGGGGGCGCCGGGCTCCGGGGGCGCCGTCTTTCTGCACTCGCTCTGCAGCCGGTAGGCGCTGGCGTTGAGCAGCCGCAGGGAGCTCCGAACGGGCTCCAGGGCGGGCCTCTGTGGAGGGGTCGGGCCTTGGACGCCAAACCAACCACGAGCCACGATGGGGCCCCGAGGGTCCAGAGGTCCAATCAGGCCGGCGCCGTCAgactccccacacccaccccctccAGCTCCCCTCTCTGTCCCCTGTACCTTCGGGAAGAGAGAGGCCATCTCAGTCACAGCCAGATGGATCTTCTCTGAGCAGGGCACGAAGCTGGGCGGTGGGGGAAGGGCAAGTGAGGGAAGGGTCCCAGGACAGCGGCGCACTGGTCCCTGCCCTGTCCTCTGCAACACCCCCGAGGCCCGCGTGAGCCTCCGCCCACCTCCATACCTGTCGTGCTTGAATTCCTGGGCTGCCCGCAGTAGCTCCTGAATGTTCTTGGTGACCTGCTCCGTCTTCAGGATGACATCCTCCGTGCTGGGAAGCCCGGGGTCGAGGTCGCCATCCAGGTTTTCCAACTCCGGGTGGAAGTCCTCTTCCTTGCCCAGCTCCAGAAACCTCTTCCCTTCCAGGCTGGGGTTAGAGAGGGAGGATTCCAGCCGTGAGGCCCCTTGCAGACACCCTCCCGGACGCTCAGGGGCCACCATCCCCTTTCCCCACGGAGCCTCACCTCAGCAGCGGGTCCCCACTTTGCGTGTTCTCATAGTCACTGTCTGCGCCGCTGCCGTGGCGGGAGAGCTTGCTCTGGAGGGCACAGGGCCGGGGTGGCAGGTCAAGGGTGTGCTCATGGACCCCCGTCACCTCACCAGCACACCTCTCTCTCAGCCTGTCCCTCCCTTGGGCCCTGGGGATGCTCGTTACCGTGTGGCGGCTTCCTTCCTGGGAGCAGGAcagcagtggggaggagggagtgaaGGGCACAGCTGAGGCCGACACCCCCTTCCGGATCTGAAACCCAGGCAGGGCTGGAGTCagtctcctcctccccacccccccgccctgTGGCTTCCCTGCAGCGAGGCCAGGACCGTGTGTGTCCAGTCACCCTGTGCCCAGCGTCCTGCACAGAGCCTGGCATCCGCTGGGGCCCAGAACCTATTTGTGGGAATGGACCCACTTCCCAGGCCCTGCTTACCCGGTAAAGGCCGGCAGGGACGTGCACTGAATAGATGGCGTCGTCCTCCAGCTCCTGGGGGTGGCACAGGGGGGTCACAGGGGGCCCTGTGCTGGTCCCAACCctttccccaccccaaccccctggGGCCCGCAAGCGGCTCACGGTGCTGTGGAAAGGCTGGAGCCGGGTAGTGAGCTCGTCCCCGGGCGGGCCCCCAAAGGGCTTCAGGGCGGAGCCTGGTTCATACATAGAAAAGGCCTGGCGGTCCCTGCGGTGGGTGCTCCCGCCAGGCCCCATGGGTGCGTGCTCGGCTCGCTCGCTGGGGAGAGGGGGTGTGGGCACTGGCCCCGGTGGCTGCCGGATCTGCAGGTTCTCGGCCTGCAGCTTGTGGATCTGAGAGTGAGAAGGGCATCAGAAACTCCGGGCAGCACCGCCGCCTCCAGGAGCGTGCCCCTTCGCCACCCAGCAGGGCCTGGGAGCCCCGTCCTCACCTCCCTCTGCAGCCTCCGGAGCTCATCGCTCAGGCTGCTGTTGACCTTCATGAGCTGCTGCACCTTGGCCTCGGAGGCGGCCAGGGCCTTCTTCAACTCCAGGTACTCCTGCAGCGTCACAGCCCCGTCCGACAGGTCTGAGGAGTCCATGCTCTGCAGAGGGAGATGGGCCAGTCAGCCCCCTCATCGCTGCTGGGGGCCCAGAATATGAGGAGTCAGGGCGGGGGGCGGAGTGGCTCTCGGACCCGAGCTCGGTTGTTCCGCGTGGCACCGGCACTGCGCAGGGGCTCCTGGTCTGTGTCCTCGTCCGAGGCCACGCTGTCGTAGTCGTGCTGGTCGTCCAGGTCGCTCTGGCCCCGTGCGGACAGCTCGAGGTTGTCTGAGGGCACAGGCTTGTCACTCAGGTCCCAGGCCCGCAGCCTGTGCACCACGCCACCCGGGAGGGAGCGCACCCTGGAGCAGCGCCCACGCCCTTCCCACCTGTGGGGCTGCCCAGGCTCTTGCCCTGCTGTCTCCTCTTGGCCTCGCTGAGGATGTCGATGATCAAGGTGGCAAACTCCCGGGCGTTAAAGCGGGCCAGCTTCTGTCGcccctgggagggaggcagggccggGCTGGTGTGAGGAGGCCCATGTGGCTGACGAGAGGCGTTAGGGACAAAGCAGCCAGGCCATCCAAGGAGCCCAGCACAGGGTGATACAGACGTGGAGGGCCTGGGGGAGCTCTCAGAGGCTGGGACAGCACCCAGGGGCTGCTCACCGAGGGCTCAAAAGA encodes:
- the GIT1 gene encoding ARF GTPase-activating protein GIT1 isoform X2 is translated as MSRKGPRAEVCADCSAPDPGWASISRGVLVCDECCSVHRSLGRHISIVKHLRHSAWPPTLLQMVHTLASNGANSIWEHSLLDPAQVQSGRRKANPQDKVHPIKSEFIRAKYQMLAFVHKLPCRDDDGVTAKDLSKQLHSSVRTGNLETCLRLLSLGAQANFFHPEKGTTPLHVAAKAGQTLQAELLVVYGADPGSPDVNGRTPIDYARQAGHHELAERLVECQYELTDRLAFYLCGRKPDHKNGHYIIPQMADSLDLSELAKAAKKKLQALSNRLFEELAMDVYDEVDRRENDAVWLATQNHSTLVTERSAVPFLPVNPEYSATRNQGRQKLARFNAREFATLIIDILSEAKRRQQGKSLGSPTDNLELSARGQSDLDDQHDYDSVASDEDTDQEPLRSAGATRNNRARSMDSSDLSDGAVTLQEYLELKKALAASEAKVQQLMKVNSSLSDELRRLQREIHKLQAENLQIRQPPGPVPTPPLPSERAEHAPMGPGGSTHRRDRQAFSMYEPGSALKPFGGPPGDELTTRLQPFHSTVSRLRAPGGWGGERVGTSTGPPVTPLCHPQELEDDAIYSVHVPAGLYRIRKGVSASAVPFTPSSPLLSCSQEGSRHTSKLSRHGSGADSDYENTQSGDPLLSLEGKRFLELGKEEDFHPELENLDGDLDPGLPSTEDVILKTEQVTKNIQELLRAAQEFKHDSFVPCSEKIHLAVTEMASLFPKRPALEPVRSSLRLLNASAYRLQSECRKTAPPEPGAPVDFQLLTQQVIQCAYDIAKAAKQLVTITTREKKQ
- the GIT1 gene encoding ARF GTPase-activating protein GIT1 isoform X8; this encodes MMTESPPKTSASNCTQACERATWRHVCACCPWAPRPTSSTPRRAPHLCMWLPRQVRRCRPSCLWYMGLTLAPQMLTAVHPLIMPDHKNGHYIIPQMADRSRQKCMSQSLDLSELAKAAKKKLQALSNRLFEELAMDVYDEVDRRENDAVWLATQNHSTLVTERSAVPFLPVNPEYSATRNQGRQKLARFNAREFATLIIDILSEAKRRQQGKSLGSPTDNLELSARGQSDLDDQHDYDSVASDEDTDQEPLRSAGATRNNRARSMDSSDLSDGAVTLQEYLELKKALAASEAKVQQLMKVNSSLSDELRRLQREIHKLQAENLQIRQPPGPVPTPPLPSERAEHAPMGPGGSTHRRDRQAFSMYEPGSALKPFGGPPGDELTTRLQPFHSTVSRLRAPGGWGGERVGTSTGPPVTPLCHPQELEDDAIYSVHVPAGLYRIRKGVSASAVPFTPSSPLLSCSQEGSRHTSKLSRHGSGADSDYENTQSGDPLLSLEGKRFLELGKEEDFHPELENLDGDLDPGLPSTEDVILKTEQVTKNIQELLRAAQEFKHDSFVPCSEKIHLAVTEMASLFPKRPALEPVRSSLRLLNASAYRLQSECRKTAPPEPGAPVDFQLLTQQVIQCAYDIAKAAKQLVTITTREKKQ
- the GIT1 gene encoding ARF GTPase-activating protein GIT1 isoform X6; translation: MSRKGPRAEVCADCSAPDPGWASISRGVLVCDECCSVHRSLGRHISIVKHLRHSAWPPTLLQMVHTLASNGANSIWEHSLLDPAQVQSGRRKANPQDKVHPIKSEFIRAKYQMLAFVHKLPCRDDDGVTAKDLSKQLHSSVRTGNLETCLRLLSLGAQANFFHPEKGTTPLHVAAKAGQTLQAELLVVYGADPGSPDVNGRTPIDYARQAGHHELAERLVECQYELTDRLAFYLCGRKPDHKNGHYIIPQMADRSRQKCMSQSLDLSELAKAAKKKLQALSNRLFEELAMDVYDEVDRRENDAVWLATQNHSTLVTERSAVPFLPVNPEYSATRNQGRQKLARFNAREFATLIIDILSEAKRRQQGKSLGSPTDNLELSARGQSDLDDQHDYDSVASDEDTDQEPLRSAGATRNNRARSMDSSDLSDGAVTLQEYLELKKALAASEAKVQQLMKVNSSLSDELRRLQREIHKLQAENLQIRQPPGPVPTPPLPSERAEHAPMGPGGSTHRRDRQAFSMYEPGSALKPFGGPPGDELTTRLQPFHSTELEDDAIYSVHVPAGLYREGSRHTSKLSRHGSGADSDYENTQSGDPLLSLEGKRFLELGKEEDFHPELENLDGDLDPGLPSTEDVILKTEQVTKNIQELLRAAQEFKHDSFVPCSEKIHLAVTEMASLFPKRPALEPVRSSLRLLNASAYRLQSECRKTAPPEPGAPVDFQLLTQQVIQCAYDIAKAAKQLVTITTREKKQ
- the TP53I13 gene encoding tumor protein p53-inducible protein 13 isoform X1, encoding MAPPPPPPQLLLLAALAGLLSPREVVAEPAAEEAGARCPEGLWPLPPQVSPRVTYSRMRPQQAENISFLYHPCAHPWLKLQLALLAHTCVAQPSLAPDSSLTQDRPLVLAAWGLALEMAWVEPVRAAHWLKRRQQRKQRREKAGFRSDTVPGPPSLVPMLGRGRLCRRRGCVQAPALAFTLRSWRPPGVEVASSGHGQLFPSGARRRGLRAALGLQPTPSAPRVPSVSPGSLEAKQPMLGPQGEGDNAGSVPTGPLLLGGPGSNVSSRLEAQLPKGQNSPGGCACLGQASPAPRAAAPPRAARGPTPRTEEAAWAAMALTFLLVLLTLATLCTRLHRNFRRGESIYWEPTVDSRDTVAAVLKRRLLMPPRRVKRSRRRPLLPPTPDSGPDGDSSE
- the GIT1 gene encoding ARF GTPase-activating protein GIT1 isoform X7, which produces MGPTPSGSTPCWTPRRCRAAGVKPTPKTKSTPSSLSSSGPSTRCWLLCTSCPAGMMTESPPKTSASNCTQACERATWRHVCACCPWAPRPTSSTPRRAPHLCMWLPRQVRRCRPSCLWYMGLTLAPQMLTAVHPLIMPDHKNGHYIIPQMADRSRQKCMSQSLDLSELAKAAKKKLQALSNRLFEELAMDVYDEVDRRENDAVWLATQNHSTLVTERSAVPFLPVNPEYSATRNQGRQKLARFNAREFATLIIDILSEAKRRQQGKSLGSPTDNLELSARGQSDLDDQHDYDSVASDEDTDQEPLRSAGATRNNRARSMDSSDLSDGAVTLQEYLELKKALAASEAKVQQLMKVNSSLSDELRRLQREIHKLQAENLQIRQPPGPVPTPPLPSERAEHAPMGPGGSTHRRDRQAFSMYEPGSALKPFGGPPGDELTTRLQPFHSTVSRLRAPGGWGGERVGTSTGPPVTPLCHPQELEDDAIYSVHVPAGLYRIRKGVSASAVPFTPSSPLLSCSQEGSRHTSKLSRHGSGADSDYENTQSGDPLLSLEGKRFLELGKEEDFHPELENLDGDLDPGLPSTEDVILKTEQVTKNIQELLRAAQEFKHDSFVPCSEKIHLAVTEMASLFPKRPALEPVRSSLRLLNASAYRLQSECRKTAPPEPGAPVDFQLLTQQVIQCAYDIAKAAKQLVTITTREKKQ
- the GIT1 gene encoding ARF GTPase-activating protein GIT1 isoform X5, which gives rise to MSRKGPRAEVCADCSAPDPGWASISRGVLVCDECCSVHRSLGRHISIVKHLRHSAWPPTLLQMVHTLASNGANSIWEHSLLDPAQVQSGRRKANPQDKVHPIKSEFIRAKYQMLAFVHKLPCRDDDGVTAKDLSKQLHSSVRTGNLETCLRLLSLGAQANFFHPEKGTTPLHVAAKAGQTLQAELLVVYGADPGSPDVNGRTPIDYARQAGHHELAERLVECQYELTDRLAFYLCGRKPDHKNGHYIIPQMADSLDLSELAKAAKKKLQALSNRLFEELAMDVYDEVDRRENDAVWLATQNHSTLVTERSAVPFLPVNPEYSATRNQGRQKLARFNAREFATLIIDILSEAKRRQQGKSLGSPTDNLELSARGQSDLDDQHDYDSVASDEDTDQEPLRSAGATRNNRARSMDSSDLSDGAVTLQEYLELKKALAASEAKVQQLMKVNSSLSDELRRLQREIHKLQAENLQIRQPPGPVPTPPLPSERAEHAPMGPGGSTHRRDRQAFSMYEPGSALKPFGGPPGDELTTRLQPFHSTELEDDAIYSVHVPAGLYRIRKGVSASAVPFTPSSPLLSCSQEGSRHTSKLSRHGSGADSDYENTQSGDPLLSLEGKRFLELGKEEDFHPELENLDGDLDPGLPSTEDVILKTEQVTKNIQELLRAAQEFKHDSFVPCSEKIHLAVTEMASLFPKRPALEPVRSSLRLLNASAYRLQSECRKTAPPEPGAPVDFQLLTQQVIQCAYDIAKAAKQLVTITTREKKQ
- the GIT1 gene encoding ARF GTPase-activating protein GIT1 isoform X3, whose amino-acid sequence is MSRKGPRAEVCADCSAPDPGWASISRGVLVCDECCSVHRSLGRHISIVKHLRHSAWPPTLLQMVHTLASNGANSIWEHSLLDPAQVQSGRRKANPQDKVHPIKSEFIRAKYQMLAFVHKLPCRDDDGVTAKDLSKQLHSSVRTGNLETCLRLLSLGAQANFFHPEKGTTPLHVAAKAGQTLQAELLVVYGADPGSPDVNGRTPIDYARQAGHHELAERLVECQYELTDRLAFYLCGRKPDHKNGHYIIPQMADRSRQKCMSQSLDLSELAKAAKKKLQALSNRLFEELAMDVYDEVDRRENDAVWLATQNHSTLVTERSAVPFLPVNPEYSATRNQGRQKLARFNAREFATLIIDILSEAKRRQQGKSLGSPTDNLELSARGQSDLDDQHDYDSVASDEDTDQEPLRSAGATRNNRARSMDSSDLSDGAVTLQEYLELKKALAASEAKVQQLMKVNSSLSDELRRLQREIHKLQAENLQIRQPPGPVPTPPLPSERAEHAPMGPGGSTHRRDRQAFSMYEPGSALKPFGGPPGDELTTRLQPFHSTVSRLRAPGGWGGERVGTSTGPPVTPLCHPQELEDDAIYSVHVPAGLYREGSRHTSKLSRHGSGADSDYENTQSGDPLLSLEGKRFLELGKEEDFHPELENLDGDLDPGLPSTEDVILKTEQVTKNIQELLRAAQEFKHDSFVPCSEKIHLAVTEMASLFPKRPALEPVRSSLRLLNASAYRLQSECRKTAPPEPGAPVDFQLLTQQVIQCAYDIAKAAKQLVTITTREKKQ
- the GIT1 gene encoding ARF GTPase-activating protein GIT1 isoform X1, translating into MSRKGPRAEVCADCSAPDPGWASISRGVLVCDECCSVHRSLGRHISIVKHLRHSAWPPTLLQMVHTLASNGANSIWEHSLLDPAQVQSGRRKANPQDKVHPIKSEFIRAKYQMLAFVHKLPCRDDDGVTAKDLSKQLHSSVRTGNLETCLRLLSLGAQANFFHPEKGTTPLHVAAKAGQTLQAELLVVYGADPGSPDVNGRTPIDYARQAGHHELAERLVECQYELTDRLAFYLCGRKPDHKNGHYIIPQMADRSRQKCMSQSLDLSELAKAAKKKLQALSNRLFEELAMDVYDEVDRRENDAVWLATQNHSTLVTERSAVPFLPVNPEYSATRNQGRQKLARFNAREFATLIIDILSEAKRRQQGKSLGSPTDNLELSARGQSDLDDQHDYDSVASDEDTDQEPLRSAGATRNNRARSMDSSDLSDGAVTLQEYLELKKALAASEAKVQQLMKVNSSLSDELRRLQREIHKLQAENLQIRQPPGPVPTPPLPSERAEHAPMGPGGSTHRRDRQAFSMYEPGSALKPFGGPPGDELTTRLQPFHSTVSRLRAPGGWGGERVGTSTGPPVTPLCHPQELEDDAIYSVHVPAGLYRIRKGVSASAVPFTPSSPLLSCSQEGSRHTSKLSRHGSGADSDYENTQSGDPLLSLEGKRFLELGKEEDFHPELENLDGDLDPGLPSTEDVILKTEQVTKNIQELLRAAQEFKHDSFVPCSEKIHLAVTEMASLFPKRPALEPVRSSLRLLNASAYRLQSECRKTAPPEPGAPVDFQLLTQQVIQCAYDIAKAAKQLVTITTREKKQ
- the GIT1 gene encoding ARF GTPase-activating protein GIT1 isoform X4, whose protein sequence is MSRKGPRAEVCADCSAPDPGWASISRGVLVCDECCSVHRSLGRHISIVKHLRHSAWPPTLLQMVHTLASNGANSIWEHSLLDPAQVQSGRRKANPQDKVHPIKSEFIRAKYQMLAFVHKLPCRDDDGVTAKDLSKQLHSSVRTGNLETCLRLLSLGAQANFFHPEKGTTPLHVAAKAGQTLQAELLVVYGADPGSPDVNGRTPIDYARQAGHHELAERLVECQYELTDRLAFYLCGRKPDHKNGHYIIPQMADRSRQKCMSQSLDLSELAKAAKKKLQALSNRLFEELAMDVYDEVDRRENDAVWLATQNHSTLVTERSAVPFLPVNPEYSATRNQGRQKLARFNAREFATLIIDILSEAKRRQQGKSLGSPTDNLELSARGQSDLDDQHDYDSVASDEDTDQEPLRSAGATRNNRARSMDSSDLSDGAVTLQEYLELKKALAASEAKVQQLMKVNSSLSDELRRLQREIHKLQAENLQIRQPPGPVPTPPLPSERAEHAPMGPGGSTHRRDRQAFSMYEPGSALKPFGGPPGDELTTRLQPFHSTELEDDAIYSVHVPAGLYRIRKGVSASAVPFTPSSPLLSCSQEGSRHTSKLSRHGSGADSDYENTQSGDPLLSLEGKRFLELGKEEDFHPELENLDGDLDPGLPSTEDVILKTEQVTKNIQELLRAAQEFKHDSFVPCSEKIHLAVTEMASLFPKRPALEPVRSSLRLLNASAYRLQSECRKTAPPEPGAPVDFQLLTQQVIQCAYDIAKAAKQLVTITTREKKQ
- the TP53I13 gene encoding tumor protein p53-inducible protein 13 isoform X2 is translated as MAWVEPVRAAHWLKRRQQRKQRREKAGFRSDTVPGPPSLVPMLGRGRLCRRRGCVQAPALAFTLRSWRPPGVEVASSGHGQLFPSGARRRGLRAALGLQPTPSAPRVPSVSPGSLEAKQPMLGPQGEGDNAGSVPTGPLLLGGPGSNVSSRLEAQLPKGQNSPGGCACLGQASPAPRAAAPPRAARGPTPRTEEAAWAAMALTFLLVLLTLATLCTRLHRNFRRGESIYWEPTVDSRDTVAAVLKRRLLMPPRRVKRSRRRPLLPPTPDSGPDGDSSE